One segment of Alnus glutinosa chromosome 2, dhAlnGlut1.1, whole genome shotgun sequence DNA contains the following:
- the LOC133859163 gene encoding pentatricopeptide repeat-containing protein At5g15280, mitochondrial, whose product MRPRLPTTTTRALHSHMLKFLSTLHSQRPHVKQVRSFSATTTTTSLTDPSLPSTSRRKNNTTHLDLRSINFTGLAQSVIFRCSHFLEKKKGKDSGNASIKDLLLDISNIVPDDARKFLRVSALKPKDVLEILLGFQFESGKVGIGARKVESLWEIFKWANEQDKGFKHLPLSCEVMASLLVRVGMLKEAEFLLSTIEIQGISLDSNEIFGDLIEGYVGYGQLERAISVYDRMSKRGLVPSMRCCRVLLDLLVQKKKTLLAFRVCWDIVEMNISFSDAEKSSFENVIRLLCRDGKIQEGRNLVKKALVSGLNPSSLVINEIARGYCEKKDFEDLLSFFADTKCAPTVIAGNKIIHCVCCYFGTKRAVSFLRELKYLGFNPDEITFGILIGWSCHEGKLKNAFIYLSEMLSKCLKPHMFSYNALISGVFMEGLWKQAQDILDEMVDQGTPPDTSTFKVLLAGFCKARQFQEVKRIVCEMASRGFIQLSSLEDPLSKTFMVLGLNPLTVRLKRDNDVGYSKTQFFDNLGNGLYLDTDLDEYEKTVTRVLEDSMIPDFNSLVMEQCGDGNFRMALVLVDEVDRWGQKLSLSVISILVERLCSSRSHIKAVTKLLEKMPELANQLDQETLNLLVQAFSKKGLTYSGKIILDGMLQQHLVVKNETYTTLIMGLCKKGKLKDLHGCWEIAQRNKWLPGLEDFKALVECLCQQEMLEEALQLLECMLFYNPNLGLDIFSVFLEKLCVTGFARVAHILLDELLSRGCVLDRIAYSHVVRGLCKEKKFSVVFTILDSMLAENLAPCLDVSVLLIPQLCKAGRYEEAVALKEIGLREQCSDSFSLQCALVKGYCMTGNIQEAATLFQDMLLKGLVLDAEICNMLVQGHCQVKNLLRVGELLGVIIRKGLSLSISSYRNLVCLMFLEGRVLYAKNLKELMLGQSKSHDLIIYNILIFSLFKTRNSSLVKKILDELQEKELLPNEVTYNFLVYGFFQCKDVSSTAQYLSSMISNELRPSNRCLRTVITSLCNVGELGKALELSQEMELRGWVHGSIVQNAIVEGLLSHGKLQEAEDLLDRMVEKCLIPDNINYDNLIKRFCCYGRLNKAVSLLNIMLKKGNVPNSTSYDLVIQGFCTWNRLDEAMIFYTEMSYRDLKPSINTSGMLIQAFCQNGRTAEAENFLISMLHVGENPTREMYCTVVNRYRLENNLKKASELMQVMQQRGYEPDFETHWSLISNLSNSNDKDDHNSNRGFLSRLLSASGFAGKRGSKAKLG is encoded by the coding sequence ATGAGACCAAGActccccaccaccaccaccagagCTCTCCACAGTCACATGCTCAAATTCCTATCCACCCTCCATTCTCAGAGACCCCACGTCAAACAGGTTCGTTCTTTCTCCGCCACGACCACCACCACTTCTCTCACTGACCCATCATTACCATCAACTTCAAGACGCAAAAATAACACCACCCACTTGGATTTACGTTCTATAAACTTCACTGGCCTTGCACAATCTGTCATATTCAGATGTTCCCATTTtttggagaagaagaaaggcAAAGACTCCGGTAATGCCTCTATCAAGGACCTCCTTTTAGATATATCCAATATAGTGCCTGATGACGCGCGTAAATTTTTGAGGGTTTCGGCGCTGAAACCCAAAGATGTGCTTGAAATATTACTAGGTTTCCAATTTGAGAGTGGGAAAGTTGGGATTGGAGCTAGGAAGGTCGAGTCTTTGTGGGAGATTTTCAAGTGGGCTAATGAACAAGATAAGGGTTTTAAGCATCTCCCACTGTCGTGCGAGGTCATGGCCTCGCTTCTCGTCCGAGTGGGGATGCTTAAAGAAGCTGAATTCTTGCTCTCTACAATTGAGATTCAAGGAATTTCATTGGATAGTAATGAAATTTTCGGTGATTTGATTGAAGGGTATGTTGGTTATGGTCAATTAGAAAGAGCCATTTCGGTGTATGATCGAATGAGCAAGCGAGGTTTAGTGCCATCGATGAGATGCTGTCGTGTTCTTCTTGATCTCTTGgttcaaaagaagaaaactttattgGCGTTTCGAGTTTGTTGGGATATAGTTGAGATGAATATTAGTTTTAGTGATGCCGAGAAGTCTAGTTTTGAGAATGTCATTAGACTGCTTTGTAGAGATGGAAAGATTCAGGAAGGAAGAAATCTTGTCAAGAAGGCTCTGGTTTCTGGTTTGAATCCTAGCAGCTTAGTTATTAATGAAATTGCTCGTGGGTACTGTGAGAAGAAGGACTTTGAGGATCTGCTGAGTTTCTTTGCTGACACAAAGTGTGCTCCAACTGTTATTGCTGGTAATAAGATTATACATTGTGTATGTTGCTATTTTGGCACCAAAAGGGCAGTCTCATTTTTGCGAGAATTGAAATATTTGGGTTTCAATCCTGATGAAATAACCTTTGGGATTTTAATTGGTTGGAGTTGTCATGAAGGGAAACTGAAAAATGCTTTCATTTATTTGTCAGAAATGTTGTCTAAATGCCTGAAACCGCATATGTTTTCCTATAATGCTCTTATCAGTGGGGTGTTTATGGAAGGTCTGTGGAAGCAGGCCCAGGACATTCTTGATGAAATGGTGGATCAGGGGACACCACCTGATACATCAACTTTTAAAGTACTATTAGCAGGATTTTGTAAAGCTAGACAATTTCAGGAAGTGAAAAGGATAGTTTGCGAGATGGCCAGCCGTGGTTTTATTCAGCTCTCTTCGTTGGAGGATCCGCTTTCCAAAACATTTATGGTCTTGGGGCTCAATCCGTTAACTGTGAGGTTGAAAAGGGACAATGATGTGGGATATTCTAAGACACAGTTTTTCGATAATCTTGGGAATGGTCTTTATTTAGATACGGACCTGGATGAGTATGAGAAGACGGTCACCAGGGTTCTTGAAGATTCCATGATACCTGATTTTAACTCACTTGTAATGGAGCAATGTGGTGATGGAAATTTTAGAATGGCATTGGTACTGGTCGATGAAGTGGATCGGTGGGGACAAAAATTGTCTTTGTCTGTCATCTCAATATTAGTGGAAAGGCTTTGTTCATCCCGTTCCCATATCAAGGCAGTCACCAAGCTTTTGGAGAAAATGCCAGAGTTGGCTAATCAGCTAGACCAAGAAACTCTCAATTTGCTTGTCCAAGCATTCAGCAAGAAAGGACTGACATACAGTGGGAAAATAATATTGGATGGGATGCTCCAACAACATTTAGTTGTCAAGAATGAGACCTACACCACTCTAATAATGGGTTTATGCAAGAAAGGGAAATTGAAGGACCTTCATGGTTGCTGGGAAATTGCTCAAAGAAACAAATGGTTACCAGGGTTGGAGGATTTTAAAGCTCTTGTAGAATGTCTTTGCCAGCAAGAAATGCTTGAGGAAGCATTGCAGCTTCTTGAATGTATGCTGTTTTATAACCCTAACTTAGGGTTAGATATCTTCTCTGTTTTCCTTGAAAAGCTTTGTGTTACCGGATTTGCAAGAGTGGCACATATATTGTTGGATGAACTTCTAAGTCGTGGTTGTGTCTTGGATCGCATAGCCTATAGCCATGTAGTAAGAGGATTATGTAAGGAGAAAAAGTTCTCGGTAGTCTTTACAATATTGGACAGTATGCTGGCTGAAAATTTGGCCCCATGCTTGGATGTTTCTGTTTTACTAATTCCTCAGCTGTGTAAGGCTGGCAGATATGAAGAAGCTGTTGCCTTAAAAGAGATTGGTTTAAGAGAGCAGTGTTCAGATTCATTTTCCTTACAGTGCGCGCTAGTAAAAGGGTATTGTATGACAGGAAACATTCAAGAAGCAGCCACTCTGTTCCAGGATATGTTGTTGAAGGGGCTAGTTCTGGATGCAGAAATTTGTAACATGCTGGTCCAAGGGCATTGTCAAGTGAAAAACTTGCTGAGAGTTGGGGAGTTGCTTGGTGTTATTATCAGAAAAGGTTTAAGCCTCTCAATCTCAAGTTACCGGAATTTGGTGTGCTTGATGTTTTTGGAGGGTAGAGTCCTTTATGCTAAGAATTTGAAGGAGCTAATGCTTGGACAAAGCAAGTCTCATGACCTCATCATCTACAACATTCTGATAttctctcttttcaaaacaagaAACAGTTCACTTGTCAAGAAAATATTAGATGAATTGCAAGAGAAGGAACTGCTACCCAATGAAGTCACttataattttcttgtatacGGGTTTTTTCAGTGTAAAGATGTATCAAGTACTGCGCAATATCTGTCTAGTATGATTTCTAATGAACTTAGGCCAAGTAATCGGTGCTTGAGAACAGTAATAACCAGCCTGTGTAATGTTGGGGAGCTTGGAAAAGCCTTAGAGTTGAGTCAAGAAATGGAATTAAGAGGCTGGGTTCATGGTTCAATCGTTCAAAATGCAATTGTTGAGGGCCTTCTTTCTCATGGTAAGCTTCAAGAAGCAGAAGATCTGTTGGACAGGATGGTAGAGAAATGTCTAATTCCTGACAATATTAATTACGATAATCTAATTAAGCGCTTTTGTTGTTATGGGAGACTGAACAAGGCAGTTAGTCTTCTGAACATAATGTTGAAGAAAGGAAATGTTCCAAATTCTACTAGTTATGATTTAGTAATTCAAGGTTTCTGTACCTGGAATAGATTGGATGAAGCTATGATTTTTTATACTGAGATGTCATATAGGGATCTTAAACCGAGCATTAACACTTCGGGCATGCTCATCCAAGCCTTCTGCCAAAATGGGCGAACTGCAGAAGCTgaaaattttctaatttctatGCTTCATGTTGGTGAAAATCCAACAAGGGAGATGTACTGCACCGTAGTTAATAGGTATCGCTTAGAAAACAATCTCAAAAAGGCATCGGAGCTCATGCAAGTGATGCAACAAAGGGGTTATGAGCCAGACTTTGAGACACACTGGTCTCTCATAAGCAATTTAAGCAATTCCAATGACAAGGATGATCACAACAGCAACCGGGGCTTTCTGTCAAGGCTACTTTCTGCAAGTGGATTTGCTGGGAAAAGGGGTTCCAAGGCTAAACTGGGGTAA